A region of Vitis vinifera cultivar Pinot Noir 40024 chromosome 15, ASM3070453v1 DNA encodes the following proteins:
- the LOC109124031 gene encoding uncharacterized mitochondrial protein AtMg00810-like: MEQPPGYTDPQFPQHVCRLKRALYGLKQAPRAWFHRFSSFLLKLGFHSSQADFSLFVYHSSLGTVYLLLYVDDMIITGSTPSLVHTFITRLSNEFSMKDLGDLHYFLGVEVQANEKGLFLSQTKYALDLLQRASMIDAKPISTPFVVGQHLSAEGTLFSDPTLFRSLAGALQYLTITRPDLSFSVNSICQFMHAPTEDHFRALKRILRYVKGTAHHGLQLHKQSTHDLLGYSDVDWAGCPDTRRSTTGYAIFFGANLISWSSKKQSTVSRSSAEAEYRSLVVATADIAWIIQLLRDLHVTLSVPPKILCDNQSAIFMAVNPVTHPRSKHIAIDYHFVRELVDKGTLKIDFVPSHLQLADSLTKGVTKPQFYLFRSKLSVLPSTTLTLQGGDKGESNSP, translated from the coding sequence ATGGAACAACCGCCTGGCTACACTGATCCACAGTTTCCTCAGCATGTTTGTCGTCTAAAACGTGCTctttatggcttgaaacaagctCCTCGAGCTTGGTTTCATCGATTTAGCTCATTTTTGCTCAAACTTGGTTTTCACTCTAGTCAGGctgatttttcattgtttgtcTATCACTCCTCGCTTGGTACTGTTTACTTActtctttatgttgatgacatgatcATCACTGGAAGTACTCCTTCTCTGGTTCACACCTTTATTACTCGGCTTTCCAACGAATTCTCCATGAAGGATTTGGGtgatcttcattattttctcgGAGTTGAAGTCCAAGCTAATGAGAAGGGTCTATTTCTCAGTCAAACGAAGTATGCTCTTGATCTCTTGCAACGTGCTTCAATGATTGATGCCAAGCCTATTTCTACACCTTTTGTTGTTGGACAGCATCTATCCGCCGAAGGGACTCTATTCTCCGACCCTACTCTGTTTCGTTCTCTTGCCGGTGCTCTTCAATACCTCACGATCACCAGGCCTGATTTGTCCTTCAGTGTCAACTCCATTTGCCAGTTCATGCATGCTCCCACCGAGGATCATTTTCGTGCTCTCAAGCGTATCTTGCGCTATGTTAAAGGCACTGCTCATCATGGTCTTCAACTTCACAAACAGTCTACTCATGATCTTCTTGGCTACTCTGATGTGGACTGGGCTGGATGTCCTGATACACGTCGTTCTACCACCGGCTATGCTATCTTTTTTGGAGCTAATTTAATCTCTTGGTCTTCTAAGAAACAAAGCACTGTctctcgttcaagtgcagaagccgAATATCGCTCCTTAGTTGTTGCTACTGCTGATATTGCATGGATTATTCAGTTGCTTCGGGACCTTCATGTTACACTCTCAGTGCCACCTAAAATTCTTTGTGACAATCAAAGTGCAATTTTTATGGCAGTCAATCCGGTTACTCATCCTCGATCCAAACATATTGCAATCGACTACCATTTTGTTCGTGAACTTGTTGATAAAGGCactttgaaaattgattttgttCCTTCACATCTACAGCTTGCTGATTCACTGACCAAAGGAGTTACCAAGCCACAGTTCTATCTCTTTCGAAGCAAGCTCAGCGTTCTCCCTTCTACCACGCTCACCTTGCAGGGAGGTGATAAGGGAGAATCAAATTCTCCATGA